A genomic segment from Synchiropus splendidus isolate RoL2022-P1 chromosome 18, RoL_Sspl_1.0, whole genome shotgun sequence encodes:
- the kansl2 gene encoding KAT8 regulatory NSL complex subunit 2 isoform X2 encodes MNRIRIHVLPSSRNRVTQTPCPKEPQVCSFTQRQCSQPRLEGLEFCLRHILEDKNAPYKQCSYISTKNGKRCPNAAPKVEKKDGATFCVEHARKNALALRAQMRKASFGPSPEALLSQLSGYSRADTQGVGGRSEFSRAADDDSVSEEEQCPLLLDQTWRGDPESEADSIDSDHEDPLRHAGVYTAEEVALITREKLIRLQSLYIDQFKRLQHLLKEKKRRYLHNRKSEHESIGSSLLTGPEGLSMKERENLKKLKALRRYRRRYGVEALLHRQLRERRQAVTEGAPQSTLRSQQEKCIFFEEGYSCTNPCLPMARHCVAHILQDSNQVLFKLCPGLKDLPCDRTIHMGQSEDPRCPLHLTLPALMYQPEQQPPPQEPAAASRDMYLSAAELQPTESLPLEFSDDLDVEGDGIQGPPSPLQFDTALALEDQTIRAIAEAPMDILTGEDADLDTSAPELSDRDVDAIMNDQV; translated from the exons ATGAACCGCATAAGAATCCACGTCTTGCCATCCAGTCGGAACCGTGTGACCCAAACCCCCTGTCCAAAGGAGCCCCAGGTCTGCTCCTTCACCCAGAGACAATGCTCTCAGCCCCGACTGGAAGGTCTAGAGTTCTGCCTCAGACACATCCTGGAGGACAAGAACGCGCCTTACAAGCAGTGCAGCTATATCTCGACCAAGAATGGCAAGCGCTGTCCCAATGCTGCGCCCAAGGTTGAGAAAAAGGATGG GGCGACGTTTTGTGTGGAGCATGCCCGTAAGAACGCCCTGGCTCTTCGGGCTCAGATGAGAAAGGCGTCGTTCGGTCCATCGCCTGAAGCGCTGTTGTCCCAGCTGAGTGGATACAGCCGTGCTGACACTCAAGGTGTTGGAGGACGCTCCGAATTCAGCCGGGCAGCAG ATGACGACAGCGTCAGTGAGGAGGAGCAGTGTCCACTGTTGCTGGACCAAACGTGGAGAGGTGACCCGGAGAGTGAGGCGGACAGCATCGACAGCGATCATGAAGATCCTCTCAG ACATGCAGGTGTGTATACGGCGGAGGAGGTGGCGCTCATCACGCGTGAGAAGCTCATCAGACTCCAGTCCCTGTACATCGACCAGTTCAAAAGGTTGCAGCATCTGCTGAAGGAAAAGAAGCGCCGATACCTGCACAACCGCAAGTCGGAGCATGAGAGCATCG GGAGCAGCCTTCTCACTGGGCCAGAAGGACTGTCCATGAAGGAGCGGGAGAATCTGAAGAAGCTCAAGGCTCTGCGGCGCTACCGCCGGCGCTATGGCGTGGAAGCCCTGCTGCACCGACAGCTGAGGGAGAGAAGGCAGGCGGTGACTGAAGGAGCCCCTCAA AGCACCTTGAGGAGCCAGCAGGAGAAGTGCATCTTCTTTGAGGAAGGATACAGTTGCACCAACCCGTGCCTGCCCATGGCCCGCCACTGCGTCGCTC ACATTTTGCAGGACAGCAACCAGGTCCTTTTCAAGCTGTGTCCCGGCCTGAAGGACCTGCCCTGCGACCGCACCATCCACATGGGCCAGTCAGAGGACCCTCGCTGCCCGCTGCACCTCACCCTGCCTGCCCTCATGTATCAGCCCGAGCAGCAGCCTCCGCCGCAGGAGCCGGCCGCGGCCAGCAGAGACATGTACCTGAGTGCCGCCGAGCTCCAGCCCACCGAGAGCCTCCCGCTGGAGTTCAGTGAC GACCTGGACGTGGAAGGAGACGGTATTCAGGGTCCTCCGTCCCCCCTGCAGTTTGACACCGCTCTGGCTTTGGAGGACCAGACCATCAGAGCCATTGCTGAGGCCCCGATGGACATCCTGACGGGAGAGGATGCAGACCTGGACACTTCGGCGCCGGAGCTGTCGGACAGAGATGTAGATGCCATCATGAATGACCAGGTTTAA
- the kansl2 gene encoding KAT8 regulatory NSL complex subunit 2 isoform X1 produces the protein MNRIRIHVLPSSRNRVTQTPCPKEPQVCSFTQRQCSQPRLEGLEFCLRHILEDKNAPYKQCSYISTKNGKRCPNAAPKVEKKDGATFCVEHARKNALALRAQMRKASFGPSPEALLSQLSGYSRADTQGVGGRSEFSRAADDDSVSEEEQCPLLLDQTWRGDPESEADSIDSDHEDPLRHAGVYTAEEVALITREKLIRLQSLYIDQFKRLQHLLKEKKRRYLHNRKSEHESIGSSLLTGPEGLSMKERENLKKLKALRRYRRRYGVEALLHRQLRERRQAVTEGAPQSTLRSQQEKCIFFEEGYSCTNPCLPMARHCVAHILQDSNQVLFKLCPGLKDLPCDRTIHMGQSEDPRCPLHLTLPALMYQPEQQPPPQEPAAASRDMYLSAAELQPTESLPLEFSDDLDVEGDGIQGPPSPLQFDTALALEDQTIRAIAEAPMDILTGEDADLDTSAPELSDRDVDAIMNDQVVMGEEDTTDGSIQDAALADAPR, from the exons ATGAACCGCATAAGAATCCACGTCTTGCCATCCAGTCGGAACCGTGTGACCCAAACCCCCTGTCCAAAGGAGCCCCAGGTCTGCTCCTTCACCCAGAGACAATGCTCTCAGCCCCGACTGGAAGGTCTAGAGTTCTGCCTCAGACACATCCTGGAGGACAAGAACGCGCCTTACAAGCAGTGCAGCTATATCTCGACCAAGAATGGCAAGCGCTGTCCCAATGCTGCGCCCAAGGTTGAGAAAAAGGATGG GGCGACGTTTTGTGTGGAGCATGCCCGTAAGAACGCCCTGGCTCTTCGGGCTCAGATGAGAAAGGCGTCGTTCGGTCCATCGCCTGAAGCGCTGTTGTCCCAGCTGAGTGGATACAGCCGTGCTGACACTCAAGGTGTTGGAGGACGCTCCGAATTCAGCCGGGCAGCAG ATGACGACAGCGTCAGTGAGGAGGAGCAGTGTCCACTGTTGCTGGACCAAACGTGGAGAGGTGACCCGGAGAGTGAGGCGGACAGCATCGACAGCGATCATGAAGATCCTCTCAG ACATGCAGGTGTGTATACGGCGGAGGAGGTGGCGCTCATCACGCGTGAGAAGCTCATCAGACTCCAGTCCCTGTACATCGACCAGTTCAAAAGGTTGCAGCATCTGCTGAAGGAAAAGAAGCGCCGATACCTGCACAACCGCAAGTCGGAGCATGAGAGCATCG GGAGCAGCCTTCTCACTGGGCCAGAAGGACTGTCCATGAAGGAGCGGGAGAATCTGAAGAAGCTCAAGGCTCTGCGGCGCTACCGCCGGCGCTATGGCGTGGAAGCCCTGCTGCACCGACAGCTGAGGGAGAGAAGGCAGGCGGTGACTGAAGGAGCCCCTCAA AGCACCTTGAGGAGCCAGCAGGAGAAGTGCATCTTCTTTGAGGAAGGATACAGTTGCACCAACCCGTGCCTGCCCATGGCCCGCCACTGCGTCGCTC ACATTTTGCAGGACAGCAACCAGGTCCTTTTCAAGCTGTGTCCCGGCCTGAAGGACCTGCCCTGCGACCGCACCATCCACATGGGCCAGTCAGAGGACCCTCGCTGCCCGCTGCACCTCACCCTGCCTGCCCTCATGTATCAGCCCGAGCAGCAGCCTCCGCCGCAGGAGCCGGCCGCGGCCAGCAGAGACATGTACCTGAGTGCCGCCGAGCTCCAGCCCACCGAGAGCCTCCCGCTGGAGTTCAGTGAC GACCTGGACGTGGAAGGAGACGGTATTCAGGGTCCTCCGTCCCCCCTGCAGTTTGACACCGCTCTGGCTTTGGAGGACCAGACCATCAGAGCCATTGCTGAGGCCCCGATGGACATCCTGACGGGAGAGGATGCAGACCTGGACACTTCGGCGCCGGAGCTGTCGGACAGAGATGTAGATGCCATCATGAATGACCAG GTGGTGATGGGTGAAGAGGACACCACAGATGGATCCATCCAGGACGCAGCGTTGGCTGACGCTCCCAGATGA